A region of Litorilinea aerophila DNA encodes the following proteins:
- a CDS encoding ABC transporter permease, whose amino-acid sequence MNLGYIIRRIGVFLVIMWLAATVNFVMPRLAPVNPIREKLLQAVTFGGAGKTDMERVVQVYEEKFGLNQPLWRQYLRYLGDVARLDFGVSIANFPSRVIDIIMRALPWTIGLLLLATLLAFGLGTLLGALIAWPRAPGFLNYLLAPLLTLSAVPFYLLGLILVYFLAFTFKIFPLSGGYTLGAIPKLSWSFLMDAAWHSVLPALSIILASLGTWAIGMRGMMIIGLEEDYITFAEAKGIKDRDIFLKYALRNALLPQTTALALSLGYIVSGAVLVEVVFGYPGVGTVLYRAIQTFDYFVIYGVVIILILAIGLATLVMDLLYPLLDPRITYQRH is encoded by the coding sequence ATGAATCTCGGCTATATTATCCGTCGCATTGGTGTGTTTTTGGTGATCATGTGGCTGGCGGCCACGGTGAACTTCGTCATGCCACGCCTGGCGCCGGTGAATCCCATCCGCGAGAAACTGTTGCAGGCGGTGACCTTCGGCGGCGCGGGCAAGACCGACATGGAGCGGGTGGTCCAGGTCTACGAAGAGAAGTTCGGCCTGAATCAACCCTTATGGCGGCAGTACCTGCGCTACCTGGGCGATGTGGCCCGGTTGGATTTCGGCGTCTCCATCGCCAATTTCCCCAGCCGGGTGATCGACATCATCATGCGGGCCCTCCCCTGGACCATCGGCCTGTTACTGCTGGCCACGCTCCTGGCTTTTGGCCTGGGGACACTTCTGGGCGCGCTGATTGCCTGGCCCCGGGCGCCTGGATTTCTTAACTACCTGCTGGCCCCTCTCCTGACCCTCTCCGCGGTGCCCTTTTACCTGCTGGGGCTCATCCTGGTCTACTTTCTGGCCTTCACCTTCAAGATCTTTCCCCTCAGCGGCGGCTATACCCTGGGGGCCATTCCCAAGCTGAGTTGGAGCTTTCTGATGGACGCGGCCTGGCATTCGGTCCTGCCGGCCCTCTCCATCATCCTGGCCTCCCTGGGTACGTGGGCCATCGGCATGCGGGGGATGATGATCATCGGCCTGGAAGAGGATTACATCACTTTCGCCGAGGCCAAGGGCATCAAGGACCGGGATATCTTCCTGAAGTATGCCCTGCGCAACGCCCTCCTGCCCCAAACCACCGCCCTGGCCCTCTCCCTGGGCTACATCGTGTCCGGCGCGGTCCTGGTGGAGGTGGTCTTCGGCTACCCGGGGGTGGGCACGGTGTTGTATCGGGCCATTCAGACTTTCGACTACTTTGTCATCTATGGTGTGGTCATCATCCTCATCCTGGCCATTGGCCTGGCCACCCTGGTGATGGATTTGCTCTACCCCCTGTTGGACCCGCGTATCACCTATCAGAGGCACTGA